A genomic stretch from Candidatus Methanomassiliicoccus intestinalis Issoire-Mx1 includes:
- a CDS encoding CBS domain-containing ParB/RepB/Spo0J family partition protein, which produces MDSKLKVSDYMVRDVVSIPPDFTILEAKNKIISTEFHGLPVSQDGKILGFVTAKELLREIDHPDKKVSEIIKDGTVTVSPDMDIDDASRVLFRYGLRNTPVVDESGMAVGMISNMDIIRSAIEKATPNKINMLKNFLSQQHDVKIEVRRRVIPIDQLRPTQKEVYADELRGRQYEIKRGLVEPLIVIRKDGYYVLVDGHHRVLAAKEMGVKQFQAFVLEPEHDIELGMEKSADEMGVKTIDDIRIIEGKNHPLVKVATRLLTNKDAGSE; this is translated from the coding sequence ATGGATTCAAAGCTTAAAGTCAGTGACTATATGGTAAGAGATGTCGTCTCCATACCACCAGATTTTACGATTCTAGAAGCAAAAAATAAGATAATCAGTACAGAATTTCATGGACTTCCGGTTTCACAAGATGGGAAGATCTTAGGGTTTGTAACTGCTAAAGAACTTCTGAGAGAAATAGATCATCCTGATAAGAAAGTCAGCGAGATCATTAAAGACGGAACTGTGACAGTATCGCCAGATATGGATATTGATGATGCGTCACGTGTTTTATTTAGGTACGGACTTAGAAATACGCCTGTCGTAGATGAAAGCGGCATGGCTGTCGGAATGATATCCAACATGGACATAATCCGCTCTGCCATCGAGAAAGCGACTCCGAATAAGATCAACATGCTTAAGAATTTTTTATCGCAGCAGCATGATGTTAAGATTGAAGTCAGAAGACGTGTAATCCCAATAGACCAGCTAAGACCCACACAAAAGGAAGTCTATGCTGATGAACTTCGTGGAAGACAGTATGAGATCAAACGAGGTCTTGTAGAACCCCTGATTGTAATTCGTAAAGATGGATACTATGTTCTCGTTGATGGCCATCACAGAGTATTAGCCGCTAAGGAAATGGGTGTTAAGCAGTTCCAGGCTTTCGTTTTAGAACCAGAGCATGACATTGAGCTGGGCATGGAAAAATCAGCCGATGAAATGGGAGTTAAAACGATTGATGACATCAGAATAATAGAAGGTAAAAATCATCCTCTTGTAAAAGTTGCAACCAGACTTTTAACAAATAAAGATGCAGGCTCTGAATGA
- a CDS encoding MFS transporter, protein MGKRKIGYEWIVLSVTTIGALLASMQSSALLIALPELMGNLNIDFLTIMWVILAYMLMTTVMLPIVGRLADIYGRKKLYLSGFAIFTIASLLCCLSVPQFNGWDLVIYRAIQGLGGSLLLGNSTALVADAFDSRRLGLGLGINQVAGAAGIILGPVVGGVLVGYGWWAIFAFNVPIGIIGTLWGIKSLRETVMKSANNSFDLKGCLSVSVGLTFLLLGITLLAFPMLDMIWVWLMIIIGAVALIVFIYIELKVEKPMINLRLFKNRSYAVSNFTNFTTGLARSAILFALICFFQGPYGMDPLTAGLALIPYGLGFMALGPIAGRLSDNYGTKYIALSGLILMALGLICLTTIDEKTSFALLAAYMLIIGIGSGLFSSPNSSTVMKAAPPEERGSAASTRMMLMNAGGMFSFTIAFPVLFNGVEDYMEQIFIEGGGVPIEILGPIVDNIHETFLIFFIVALVSVIIGFFQQKENGLETRKR, encoded by the coding sequence ATGGGGAAGAGAAAAATTGGTTATGAGTGGATTGTGCTTTCTGTTACTACAATCGGAGCTTTACTTGCTTCGATGCAGTCATCTGCACTTCTTATAGCTCTTCCTGAATTGATGGGTAACCTCAATATAGATTTTCTCACAATAATGTGGGTAATTTTAGCATATATGCTGATGACCACCGTTATGCTGCCGATAGTTGGCAGACTGGCGGACATCTATGGTAGAAAGAAATTATACCTTTCTGGTTTTGCAATATTTACTATTGCTTCATTATTGTGCTGCCTGTCCGTTCCACAATTCAACGGCTGGGATTTAGTTATATACAGGGCAATTCAGGGATTAGGCGGATCGTTACTTCTCGGCAACAGCACTGCACTGGTTGCAGATGCATTTGATTCCCGCAGGCTTGGCTTAGGCCTGGGAATAAATCAAGTGGCCGGAGCAGCAGGTATCATATTGGGCCCCGTTGTAGGCGGAGTACTTGTTGGATACGGGTGGTGGGCAATATTTGCATTCAACGTCCCGATTGGAATAATTGGAACATTATGGGGCATAAAGAGTCTCAGAGAAACTGTAATGAAATCCGCTAATAATTCCTTTGATCTCAAGGGATGCTTGTCTGTATCAGTAGGGCTTACATTTCTACTATTAGGAATTACATTGCTGGCTTTCCCAATGCTGGATATGATCTGGGTATGGCTCATGATAATTATCGGAGCAGTCGCTCTGATTGTATTCATTTACATAGAGCTTAAAGTAGAAAAGCCGATGATTAATCTGAGACTTTTCAAAAATAGATCCTATGCAGTATCAAACTTTACCAACTTTACAACTGGTCTGGCCAGAAGTGCAATTCTGTTTGCATTGATCTGTTTCTTCCAGGGACCATATGGAATGGATCCACTCACCGCAGGTCTGGCTCTAATTCCATATGGCCTGGGATTCATGGCATTGGGTCCCATTGCAGGACGTTTATCAGACAATTACGGAACAAAATACATCGCACTCTCAGGATTGATTCTGATGGCTCTAGGTCTCATATGCCTAACAACCATTGATGAAAAAACCAGTTTTGCACTGCTAGCCGCATACATGCTGATAATTGGTATAGGCTCAGGACTGTTTTCATCACCGAATTCAAGCACAGTCATGAAAGCTGCACCGCCTGAAGAAAGGGGATCAGCAGCCTCGACAAGAATGATGCTGATGAATGCTGGTGGAATGTTCAGCTTTACTATCGCTTTCCCAGTTCTGTTCAACGGCGTTGAAGACTACATGGAACAGATCTTCATTGAAGGCGGCGGCGTTCCGATAGAGATTCTAGGGCCAATTGTGGACAATATACATGAGACATTTCTGATATTCTTCATCGTGGCACTGGTTTCAGTCATAATCGGATTTTTCCAACAAAAAGAGAATGGGTTAGAAACACGAAAAAGGTAG
- a CDS encoding NAD(P)/FAD-dependent oxidoreductase, giving the protein MRQIKCDVVVVGAGPAGSMTAKWAAKNGVDVVLIEKRQEIGSPVRCGEGISKAWLDEVGIEVDPKWIARDVRGAKFVSPTGFTYFIDEKNAGNEVGWVVDRVFFDKALAKDAAKAGAKILLKTAATGLIWKDGKVAGVKAISNGEEIEILADAVVGADGYESQIGRWAGIDTSLKPNDILTCYQYRLTNIKYDSDYCEFVLGSAAPGGYVWVFPKTDDTANVGLGVLTTLIKNPGDPKMYLDKFIAETPGLKDGQPLECVAGAVSVCAPLDSVCIDHVILVGDAARQIDPITGGGISNSCIAGMFAGKALAKAKETGDYTMNTFQEYEANWRDRLENKLWRNWMAKEKLVTLDDATLDSLVKTISEVGVKKLSVRNLLAVVKEKHPDLVKEFEDLI; this is encoded by the coding sequence ATGAGACAGATCAAGTGCGATGTAGTTGTTGTAGGCGCCGGTCCAGCAGGCAGTATGACTGCAAAATGGGCGGCTAAAAATGGAGTCGATGTTGTACTGATTGAGAAGCGTCAGGAAATAGGATCACCAGTCAGGTGCGGAGAAGGTATCTCCAAAGCATGGCTGGATGAAGTCGGCATCGAAGTAGATCCCAAATGGATTGCCAGGGATGTCAGGGGAGCAAAATTCGTTTCTCCAACTGGATTCACATATTTTATCGATGAAAAGAACGCCGGCAATGAAGTGGGCTGGGTTGTAGACAGAGTATTCTTCGATAAAGCCTTGGCAAAAGATGCTGCAAAAGCTGGTGCAAAAATACTGCTCAAAACTGCTGCAACTGGTTTGATCTGGAAAGACGGCAAAGTTGCTGGTGTTAAAGCAATAAGCAATGGTGAAGAAATTGAAATCCTTGCCGATGCAGTAGTGGGTGCTGATGGTTATGAGTCACAAATCGGACGCTGGGCTGGAATAGACACATCATTAAAACCAAATGATATCCTGACCTGTTATCAGTACAGACTTACCAATATCAAATACGACTCTGATTATTGTGAATTCGTGCTTGGATCAGCTGCTCCTGGTGGATATGTATGGGTATTCCCTAAAACAGATGACACTGCAAATGTGGGATTAGGAGTTCTTACCACCCTTATCAAGAACCCTGGTGATCCAAAAATGTATCTTGATAAATTCATTGCTGAGACTCCTGGCCTTAAGGACGGTCAGCCTCTGGAATGTGTAGCCGGTGCTGTGTCTGTATGTGCACCTCTTGACTCTGTTTGCATAGATCATGTAATACTGGTTGGAGATGCTGCAAGACAGATCGACCCGATTACTGGAGGAGGAATTTCAAACAGCTGTATCGCTGGAATGTTTGCTGGAAAAGCCCTTGCTAAAGCAAAAGAAACAGGCGACTATACAATGAATACATTCCAGGAGTATGAAGCTAATTGGAGAGATCGTTTGGAAAACAAACTCTGGCGTAATTGGATGGCTAAAGAGAAATTAGTTACATTGGATGATGCTACTTTAGACTCATTAGTCAAGACAATCTCAGAAGTGGGTGTTAAGAAGCTCTCTGTCAGAAACTTACTGGCAGTTGTTAAAGAGAAGCATCCCGATCTCGTAAAAGAATTTGAAGACTTAATCTAA
- the mvk gene encoding mevalonate kinase, with protein sequence MISASAPGKIVLMGEHAVVFGKPAIALAVNLRLRCRIDHSSENLVNGQPLATAGNPYLSYIVNNLSKNTDIPSNQQLSFDVLSDIPAGSGLGSSAALSVATIGALAALENKPLNEEAISKKAFEVEYDVQGRASPMDSSVSTHGGGIFLDSKKGPDFLWQSTRNDKTWYIHDLKVPQMGMVIGYTGIRKPTGPMISRVASYCKRTKFACEIIDEIGDITLEGAEAINHNDIEKLGRLMTKNHKLLAILGVSSPELQNLVDAALPHSYGAKLTGGGGGGSMIALTDKPEKVYKAIKLRGGTPYIVHTGVDGLKISERD encoded by the coding sequence GTGATTTCAGCTTCTGCACCAGGAAAAATAGTCCTCATGGGAGAACATGCAGTAGTATTCGGGAAGCCAGCAATAGCTCTGGCAGTCAATTTACGTTTAAGGTGCAGAATTGATCATAGCAGTGAAAATCTAGTAAACGGACAGCCTTTAGCAACGGCTGGTAATCCATATTTAAGTTATATTGTAAATAATTTATCTAAAAATACAGATATACCTTCGAACCAGCAGCTTTCATTTGATGTTTTATCTGACATTCCTGCTGGATCTGGACTAGGGTCATCCGCTGCATTGAGCGTAGCAACGATTGGAGCCCTAGCGGCTCTTGAAAATAAACCACTGAATGAAGAAGCTATATCAAAAAAAGCTTTTGAAGTGGAATATGACGTCCAAGGAAGAGCCAGTCCGATGGATTCATCAGTGTCTACACATGGAGGCGGTATTTTCCTAGACAGTAAAAAAGGTCCTGATTTTCTTTGGCAATCAACAAGGAATGATAAAACCTGGTATATCCATGATCTGAAAGTCCCTCAGATGGGGATGGTTATTGGATACACGGGAATAAGAAAACCTACTGGCCCTATGATTTCCAGAGTAGCATCATACTGTAAGCGAACCAAATTTGCATGCGAGATTATTGATGAAATCGGCGATATAACTCTTGAAGGGGCAGAAGCAATAAACCACAATGATATTGAAAAACTCGGGAGGCTCATGACTAAAAATCATAAACTCTTAGCAATCCTTGGTGTGTCCTCTCCAGAACTTCAGAACTTAGTAGATGCTGCATTGCCTCACTCATATGGTGCAAAATTAACTGGCGGCGGAGGCGGTGGAAGCATGATTGCTTTAACAGATAAGCCAGAGAAGGTTTACAAAGCCATAAAACTCCGCGGCGGAACCCCATACATCGTCCATACCGGCGTAGACGGATTAAAAATAAGTGAGCGGGATTAA
- the lysS gene encoding lysine--tRNA ligase — MHWADVLANTLLEKGNNHLISTGITPSGTLHVGTLRESITAESVRKSLEKQGADVKMIYLVDSWDPLRKRYPFLPESFEAEVGKPLAYIPCPCGEHENYAQHYIQPFLDSIKELGIHCDVLWTHEQYEQGKFEKVIDTAITKKDQIAQILTEVSGRELPKDFFPYSPRCECCGRLSHTKVQGYEYPYVSYTCACGHEGKADIRKGDGKLPWRVEWAAKWKVFGVTCEPFGKDHAAAGGSYDTGVRLAKEIFDIDAPYPIPYEFVQLKGKGQMHKSTGSSVTGVDALHITPAAVMNYIILRVNPSRHIDYDSGAGILDMVDEYDRVEYMYYNQECEDRDKDLLRAYELSQPEGPRATAPLQIPYRHLVSLVQIADGFDGVIAVLKRMNLIDDDVDQEDLDILRQRMECVKYWLNGFAPDNVKFAVCDSLPECEISENEKIFFKKLAESISAVEWNGESIHDAIYQCAKDTELGPKGCFQALYKIFCNQKQGPRLGFFFSTIEKDFVINRINEASN; from the coding sequence ATGCACTGGGCAGACGTATTGGCCAATACTCTTCTCGAGAAAGGAAATAATCACTTGATTTCTACTGGTATAACACCTTCTGGTACACTTCATGTAGGTACTTTGCGCGAGTCAATAACAGCCGAATCGGTACGCAAATCATTAGAAAAACAAGGTGCCGATGTAAAAATGATATACCTTGTGGATTCCTGGGATCCGCTGAGAAAAAGATATCCGTTTCTTCCTGAAAGCTTTGAAGCTGAAGTAGGAAAGCCATTGGCTTACATACCCTGCCCCTGCGGAGAGCATGAGAACTATGCTCAGCATTATATCCAACCATTTTTAGATTCCATTAAAGAGCTGGGCATTCACTGTGATGTTCTATGGACTCACGAACAGTACGAACAGGGTAAGTTTGAAAAAGTCATCGATACAGCAATTACAAAGAAAGATCAGATTGCCCAGATTCTTACAGAAGTAAGTGGCCGTGAACTCCCTAAGGATTTCTTCCCTTACTCGCCAAGATGCGAATGCTGCGGCCGTCTCAGCCATACAAAGGTACAGGGATATGAATATCCATATGTTTCATACACATGTGCATGCGGTCATGAAGGAAAAGCAGACATCAGAAAGGGAGATGGGAAGCTTCCTTGGAGAGTGGAATGGGCAGCAAAGTGGAAGGTATTTGGAGTAACCTGTGAACCTTTCGGAAAAGACCATGCCGCTGCCGGCGGATCCTATGATACAGGCGTAAGGCTGGCAAAAGAGATATTCGACATCGATGCACCTTATCCGATTCCATATGAATTCGTACAGCTGAAAGGTAAAGGACAGATGCATAAGTCAACAGGCTCGTCAGTTACTGGTGTAGATGCACTGCATATCACCCCGGCTGCAGTAATGAATTATATTATTCTGAGAGTCAATCCTTCCAGACACATTGATTATGATTCCGGTGCAGGCATACTCGACATGGTTGATGAATACGATCGCGTAGAATACATGTACTATAATCAAGAGTGTGAAGACAGGGACAAAGATCTTCTGAGAGCCTATGAACTTTCACAGCCGGAAGGCCCCAGGGCGACAGCACCTCTTCAAATACCATACAGACACCTTGTTTCATTAGTGCAAATCGCAGACGGCTTCGATGGTGTTATCGCGGTTCTAAAACGCATGAATCTTATCGATGACGATGTAGATCAGGAAGATCTAGACATACTCAGACAAAGAATGGAATGCGTAAAATACTGGCTAAATGGATTTGCACCAGACAACGTTAAATTTGCAGTATGCGACAGCCTGCCTGAATGCGAGATTTCAGAAAACGAAAAAATATTCTTTAAAAAGCTTGCCGAGTCTATTTCCGCAGTAGAGTGGAACGGTGAAAGCATACATGATGCAATATATCAATGTGCAAAGGATACGGAACTAGGTCCCAAAGGATGCTTTCAAGCATTGTACAAAATATTCTGTAATCAGAAGCAGGGGCCTCGTTTAGGTTTCTTCTTCTCCACTATTGAAAAAGATTTTGTCATCAACAGAATTAACGAAGCTAGCAACTAA
- a CDS encoding DUF362 domain-containing protein: protein MIVHIEKCHKCGACVGSCPQNAIYLNDVMLEFNENCNRCGRCVKICPVGAIEMEGKK from the coding sequence ATGATAGTACATATTGAAAAGTGTCATAAATGCGGGGCATGTGTTGGATCATGCCCTCAAAACGCAATCTATCTAAATGACGTCATGCTTGAATTTAATGAGAACTGCAACCGCTGCGGGAGATGTGTCAAAATATGCCCCGTTGGAGCTATAGAGATGGAGGGTAAAAAATGA
- a CDS encoding MFS transporter codes for MIGSKSYGAVAALSIAAFMVMTGVSIISPILPAYAASFGIPYALIGIIISSFAIARTFLDIPAGVVAYRLGMKKFMAIGLLLIAASSFVAGYAPTYETLLVARILEGAGSAIYTTVSMTLVAVVSPPERRGATLSFYMSMMLLGTVSGPVIGGFISETWGMSAPFYTYAAFGLISLIIITAAVKETGKSSVAHPANMNVTKLLKDYNLMAICFAVLVTFLIRQGVINTVIPLYAYNNIGIGEIDLGIALGVLAIGNTVMMLIVGKLSDRFGRKIFMILSLILSAVVVLTIPLDKSLLSLIISMGVLGICLGLAGPVSAWITDVSRPEDLGGAMGIQRTVGDLGFIIGPILLAAIAGASGQTVSSMPFIVAALISVLPVAFLISVKDPVATEKISFRKQNV; via the coding sequence ATGATTGGGTCTAAAAGCTACGGTGCAGTCGCAGCACTGTCAATTGCTGCATTCATGGTAATGACTGGGGTTTCAATAATATCTCCAATCCTGCCAGCGTATGCAGCTAGCTTTGGAATACCTTATGCACTAATTGGCATAATCATATCATCATTTGCTATAGCAAGAACATTTTTAGATATCCCAGCCGGAGTTGTTGCATATAGGCTGGGAATGAAGAAATTCATGGCAATTGGATTGCTGCTGATTGCCGCATCGTCATTCGTTGCCGGCTATGCACCAACATATGAAACACTTCTGGTAGCAAGGATTCTCGAAGGTGCTGGATCGGCAATATATACAACAGTTTCAATGACCCTTGTTGCTGTTGTGTCTCCGCCAGAACGCAGAGGAGCCACTCTCTCATTTTATATGAGCATGATGCTGCTGGGAACAGTCAGCGGTCCAGTAATAGGTGGGTTTATTTCAGAGACCTGGGGAATGTCTGCTCCATTCTACACATACGCAGCATTTGGTCTGATTTCACTGATCATAATAACAGCAGCAGTAAAAGAGACTGGCAAAAGTTCTGTAGCCCATCCAGCAAATATGAATGTTACAAAACTCTTGAAAGATTACAATCTGATGGCCATCTGCTTTGCAGTACTGGTCACATTTCTGATTAGGCAGGGAGTGATTAACACAGTAATTCCACTCTATGCGTACAACAATATCGGCATTGGAGAAATAGATCTTGGAATCGCACTGGGAGTTTTAGCCATCGGCAATACTGTGATGATGCTGATTGTCGGTAAATTATCTGACAGATTTGGAAGAAAAATATTCATGATACTGAGCTTGATCCTTTCAGCAGTAGTGGTCTTAACAATACCTCTGGATAAATCCTTACTGTCTTTAATAATATCAATGGGTGTGTTGGGAATCTGCCTCGGTTTGGCAGGGCCTGTTTCAGCATGGATCACTGATGTTTCAAGACCAGAAGATTTGGGTGGAGCTATGGGCATTCAGCGCACAGTGGGGGATTTAGGATTTATTATCGGTCCGATATTATTGGCTGCCATTGCAGGAGCCTCAGGACAGACCGTATCATCAATGCCGTTTATTGTTGCGGCTCTGATTTCAGTTTTACCGGTAGCTTTCCTGATAAGCGTTAAAGATCCGGTAGCAACAGAAAAAATTTCATTCCGTAAACAGAATGTTTGA
- the ppsA gene encoding phosphoenolpyruvate synthase: protein MKGIMSIKDLGVNDIPIAGGKAANLGELTAAGFDVPPGFVLTTESYDEFLEHNNLKTVISESIEGIDVDSDAALQEASAKIRNAFEAGEIPKNLESQVLAEYKKLGKGKYPLVAVRSSATAEDLPTASFAGQQDTYLNVSEPSSLLICIKKCWSSLFTPRAISYRVSKEFDHDKVKLAVVIQRMINSEKSGIMFTVDPNSELPHIIIEAGYGLGEALVGGKVTPDTYVVDKFHRNILNKRISTQTWKLVRGESGECLREEIPTDQVKSQKLTDSQIEGVADIGNRIEMHYNRPMDIEWAIEDDHIYVVQARPITTLSKQNKQQETVEESEESGRTILVRGLGASPGNASGKVKIYDENMSLDVVKKGDVLVTQMTTPDMVPAMTRAAAIVTDEGGMTCHAAIVARELGIPCVVGATEATSVLKDGMEVTVHGQMGVVYEGGTPSVEVISTSAAATAVAVAVPVTATKIMVNIGVPTKASEYSELPVQGVGLMRSEFLFTSHVQEHPCALIEGGREEELIDKLAEGIASVGRAFYPRPVVLRTSDFKTNEYHDMKGGADYEPKESNPMIGWRGCSRYVSESYNKAFRAELKAVKKARDEMGLKNIWVMLPFVRTIDEVVEIEKMMNEIGLYRSKDFKLYLMAEVPAVVFMVEEFAEHCDAFSIGSNDLTQLVMGADRDSDVLGKMGYFDERNEALKRAVKQIIDGAHKKGVTVSICGQGPSVYPEFCEFLVRAGIDSISLNPDTVVKTINYVAAAEKRIIMESIRKQLSQ, encoded by the coding sequence ATGAAAGGGATAATGAGCATCAAGGATCTAGGTGTAAATGATATTCCGATTGCTGGCGGTAAGGCTGCCAATTTAGGTGAGCTTACTGCTGCCGGGTTTGACGTACCTCCTGGGTTCGTGTTGACAACAGAATCCTATGACGAGTTTTTAGAGCACAATAATCTTAAGACTGTCATATCGGAATCAATCGAGGGTATTGATGTAGATTCAGACGCAGCGCTTCAGGAAGCATCTGCAAAAATCAGAAATGCTTTTGAAGCTGGAGAGATTCCAAAAAATCTTGAATCACAAGTCCTGGCAGAATACAAGAAGCTGGGAAAAGGAAAATACCCTCTTGTTGCTGTTAGGTCAAGTGCGACTGCAGAAGACCTTCCGACAGCATCGTTTGCAGGTCAACAGGATACTTATCTGAATGTTTCAGAACCTTCGTCTCTTTTAATATGCATTAAAAAATGCTGGTCTTCTTTATTCACTCCGCGTGCGATTTCATACAGAGTGTCTAAAGAATTCGATCATGACAAAGTTAAACTGGCTGTTGTAATCCAGCGTATGATCAATTCTGAAAAATCAGGTATTATGTTTACTGTTGATCCTAATTCAGAATTGCCTCACATAATTATCGAAGCAGGATATGGACTCGGCGAAGCCTTAGTAGGGGGAAAAGTAACTCCTGACACATACGTTGTCGATAAATTCCACCGTAATATCCTGAACAAGAGAATATCCACTCAGACATGGAAATTAGTCCGTGGAGAAAGCGGAGAGTGCCTGAGAGAAGAGATTCCAACTGACCAAGTAAAATCTCAGAAATTGACCGATTCACAGATTGAAGGGGTTGCAGACATTGGAAACCGCATAGAAATGCACTACAACCGTCCAATGGATATTGAGTGGGCAATAGAAGATGACCACATATATGTTGTTCAGGCAAGGCCGATCACTACATTATCAAAACAAAATAAACAGCAGGAAACTGTTGAAGAATCTGAAGAATCAGGTCGCACCATTCTTGTCAGGGGTCTTGGAGCTAGCCCCGGAAATGCCAGCGGCAAGGTAAAGATCTATGACGAGAACATGAGCTTGGATGTGGTTAAGAAGGGAGATGTTTTAGTAACTCAAATGACCACCCCGGATATGGTTCCGGCAATGACTAGAGCAGCTGCCATTGTTACTGACGAAGGCGGTATGACCTGCCATGCAGCGATTGTAGCAAGAGAACTTGGAATACCATGCGTTGTAGGAGCTACTGAAGCTACCAGCGTCCTCAAAGACGGAATGGAAGTAACGGTTCATGGTCAGATGGGAGTTGTTTATGAAGGAGGAACACCCTCTGTCGAGGTAATATCCACTTCAGCTGCTGCTACTGCAGTCGCAGTTGCCGTACCAGTGACTGCTACAAAAATCATGGTAAACATAGGCGTCCCTACAAAGGCTTCGGAATATTCTGAGCTGCCTGTCCAGGGTGTAGGTTTGATGCGCAGCGAATTCTTATTTACATCTCATGTCCAAGAGCATCCTTGTGCACTGATCGAGGGTGGAAGAGAAGAGGAGCTTATAGATAAACTGGCAGAAGGAATAGCTTCTGTAGGAAGAGCTTTCTACCCAAGACCTGTAGTTTTGAGAACTTCAGATTTCAAAACCAATGAGTACCATGACATGAAAGGCGGAGCAGATTATGAACCTAAAGAATCCAATCCTATGATCGGATGGAGGGGCTGCTCCAGATATGTTTCAGAGAGCTATAACAAAGCATTCAGGGCTGAGCTTAAAGCCGTGAAGAAAGCCCGTGATGAAATGGGTCTCAAAAATATATGGGTCATGCTGCCGTTTGTGCGCACCATTGATGAAGTCGTTGAAATCGAGAAGATGATGAATGAAATAGGGCTCTACCGCAGCAAAGACTTCAAGCTGTACCTGATGGCAGAAGTCCCGGCAGTGGTATTCATGGTTGAAGAATTTGCAGAGCACTGCGATGCATTCTCAATCGGATCCAACGATCTGACTCAGCTTGTAATGGGTGCTGACAGAGACTCAGATGTGCTCGGCAAAATGGGATATTTCGATGAAAGGAACGAGGCTTTGAAGAGAGCTGTTAAACAGATAATTGACGGGGCTCATAAGAAAGGCGTTACAGTCAGTATCTGTGGACAGGGCCCGTCTGTATATCCCGAATTCTGTGAGTTCCTGGTGCGTGCTGGAATAGATTCCATCTCACTTAATCCTGATACTGTTGTTAAAACAATAAACTATGTTGCTGCAGCAGAAAAAAGGATTATTATGGAATCAATCAGAAAGCAGCTGAGCCAATAA